The Verrucomicrobiota bacterium genomic interval AACCCATTTGGCTCGACTTCGCTTCGGGTCGCGGGTACCTCTGACTCCGAAGCCAACGTAATTTTAGCAATCCCATGAGCAAAGCAACCATGCGCGCTGTCGGAGTGGTCCCGTCCAAACGCGAAGTCTGTCTCGTCGAGCATCCGGCGCCCAAGATCACCGGCGCGTACGACGTGAAGGTCCGATCCCTGGAAGTCGGAATCTGCGGCACGGACAAAGAGATTTGCACGTTCGTGTATGGTTCGCCTCCGAGCGGTTCGGAATACTTGGTTCTCGGTCACGAGTCGCTCGGCCGGGTGGTCGAAGTGGGCGCGGGCGTCTCCGTTTTTCAGCCCGGCGATCTCGTGGTGCCCTCGGTCCGGCGGCCTTGCCCTCACAGCCACTGCGTGCCGTGCAAACAGGGCGTCCAGGATTTTTGTTTCACGGGCGACTTCACCGAGCGCGGCATCAAGATGACCCACGGCTTCATGACCGACTATTACGTCGAGGAAGAGCAGTTCCTGACCTTTGTGCCGCCCGAACTGCGCGATGTGGCGGTGCTGGTGGAGCCGCTCACCGTGGCTGAAAAGGGCCTCGCTCAAGTCTGGCAAATCCAGCAACGCTTGCCCTGGGCGGCTCCCGAAGGCGCGGAAGGAGGCCGCGGCCTGGGCCGGCGCGCCGTAGTCCTGGGCGCGGGTCCCGTGGGAATTCTCGGCGCGATGGCGCTGCTGGTGAATGGATTTGAAACTTACGTGTACTCGCGCTCGCCCGCGCCGAATCCAAAATCCGAACTCTTGGAAAGCATTGGCGCGAAATACATCTCCTCAGTCACGACCCCGCTGGAGGAATTCGCCCAGCGAGTCGGCACAATCGACGTGGTCTATGAAGCGGTGGGTGTCTCGAAGATTGCCTTCGAAGTCCTGACGATTCTCGGCACAAACGGGGTCTTTATTTTCACGGGAATCCCCGCGCCGCATCCAGCCATTGACGTGGACGCCGATCTCATCATGCGGAATGTCGTGCTGAAAAATCAGGTGCTCGTGGGAACCGTGAATGCTGACCGGCCCGCCTTCCAGGCGGCGATCCGCGATCTGGGCACGTTCTTGTATCGGTGGCCCGATGCCCTGCGCGCTTTGATTACGAGCCGAAACCGCATTGATTCTTACAAAGACCTGCTCCTCAGCGACCGGACCGGCATCAAGAACATCATCGCGTTCGATTGATCTGAAATCGCTGCTTGCCATCGCCGAGGAAGAGGTCAAGGCGGTGATTCATTCGCTGCCCGATGAACTCCAGCGCGAAGCCCAGAAGCTGCCCGTCAGCTACGACTCACGCAGCGACGAGGACCTGAAAAGGGACCGCCTGGATGAAACTCTCGGACTTTTCGTGGGCGCCTCGCATCTGGATGGATTGGAAGAGTCGGATAACTTGCCGCCGCAAATTATTCTGTTTCTGGTGAATATCTGGAACTTTGCGGACGGAGATGAGGCCATCTACCGCGAGGAAGTTCGAACCACTTACCTCCACGAACTCGGACATTACCTCGGCCTCGAAGAAATCGATCTGGAAGAACGCGGGCTGCTGTAGCTTCGGAGTTCACATGGGTCCGCGCGTCACTCCCAGTTGATTCAGCAGCTTCAACTCCCGCCACAGCGCGTTACCCGTAATCTCGCCCTGCAGGAGCTGACGATACTTGCCAATCGTGCGGACAACCTGTTCTTCAGATTCATTCAAGAACTCCAACCGAAAGCGCCGGACGCCAAGATTGAGCAAGCGTGTGACGTGCTCGGCGCCGGTCTGCGCCAGCCCGTTGAAGACGGTGTTTCGGCATCCGGCATCGGCCTTCAGCGGGTGTTCTGCGCCCACGCGGTCGCGGAGCGCGACGGCATGTCTGTCGCACGGCCTGCCGCAATTCCGGTAGTCGGTTCCATGGGAGAGGAAGGCGCAGAAGACACAGTGCTCCATATGAAACATCGGCATGTGCTGGTGAACGGTGACTTCAAACCATTCCGGCGGGGCCGATTGAAGCAGCGCCTCCAGTTGCCGAACATTCAAATCGTAAGAAGCGGTCAGGCGTACGAGACGAAATCGCGCCATGAAATATTCGGCGCTCAGCCGGTTCGCGATGTTGAGGGAAAAATCGCCGACCAACCGGCTGTCTTTGAAGAACGCCAGGTGATCGTAATTGCGCGCCAGATAGCCGTCCGCACCGCACGACTGCACTTGCTTCAGTATCCATTCTTCGCCCGGTTTGAAAATCCGCGGAGGAGCGACAAAGATCGCCCGCTGCGGATTCGGATCCACCGCTTGACGATTGGCTCTCGGCAATTGGCTCTCCGCAATGGAATGGTCGATTGACCGGGCCTGCCAGGCGTGAAACTGTTGCACGGCCTGGCGATACTTCCTCGGATCCTCAAATTCGCAGTAAAGCGTCCCGGCGTCGCACCGCACCGCGGCTTGCAGTTGAGCCAGGCTGCGAACCAGGACAATCAGTTGTACCGGCGAGTCGCGATGGTGCGCAGAGTCCTTCGAGCCGCAAATGTCCAGCGACGTCCCGCCGGGCGCAGAGGTGGTTGAGCCATCGGCCGCCGAGTTGAGCTTCCAACGCTTCGGCCGACTCCGGAGCATTTTCAAAGCGTCTATGGCTTCGCGGCGAAGCCGATTGATCTCGCTGATTGGGAGAATTAGATCCCCGCTCAGGTCATTCGCCAAATGGCGAAGCTTGAACGGCGTGCCGCCCAGCCGGCCCAGGTGCTGTCTCAGCAGTTCGGTGGTGAGCGGCTGCCTTTCTGCCAGGCCCAAAGGCATTACAGATGAAACCCGGACGACATGGCCCGCGTCGTCGCGGCAAAGAATCGTCATGGACAAGCCGGCGCATCCGTGGATTTCAAAGTCGAGCGGCCGCTGAAACCGGATTTGGTCGCCTGAGAAAGTCTGCCGGAGCCGATGGTCGAGGTCCGGATCACTCGTCTTCCAGACCTTGTCGCCAATGTGAACACGGCGAAAATCGATTTGGGAGCGCCCGAAGGAAATCGTGCATTCCTCCCTTTGTTGCGCCATTTTGTGAACTCGTCCGCCCTCCTCTTTTGCATCGGGCTTTCCGGCGTCAAAGACAATTCCGTCTCCCGGCTTGAGCGGCGCTACCAATTTCAGCGCGACCCGATCGCCTTCCACGCGAGTGACAGCGCCCAAATACACGCCGCGTTTCTTGCCGAATCGGGCGTGGACCAACTCCTGGTTGTTGACCCCGCGGAGCCAGCCCGCGGATAGGCCTCGCGAAAACGCCATCTCCATGGCGTAGCGAGATTCCCGGACGAGCGGAGTAATTTTCGTGAACGGAACCGGATTTGAAAAAATGTGATCCAGCGCTTTCCGATAAACCCGGGTGATGTTCGCGACGTATTCCGGACTCTTCAACCGTCCTTCAATCTTCAGGGACGCCACGCCGGCTTGAATCAAGTCCGGCAAGACTTCAAGTCCAGCCAAATCCTGAGGACTCAGCAGATACCGCCGATCCCCAAGAGGAACTCTCCTGCCGTCGCTGATCAGTTCATACGGCATCCGGCACGCTTGCGCGCATTCGCCGCGATTGGCCGATCGACCGCCGAGCGCTTCGCTGGTGAGACATTGCCCTGAGTACGCCACGCAAAGGGCGCCGTGGACAAACACTTCGATCGGCAACGTGGCACGCGAAGCCGAGAGATCCGTATCGTCCCCACGCTCTAACGCTCGACGCTCCGACGCACCAACGATCTTCTCAATCTCCGGGATCGAGCATTCGCGCGCGAGCACCACCAAGTTGCAGCCGAGTTCCCGGGCGAAAGCAACCCCGCCGGCGCTTGTGATCGTCATCTGGGTCGAGGCGTGAATCGGAAAATCTGGCGAAAGCCGGCGGATCAATCGGCAAATGCCCACGTCTTGCACGATGGCCGCATCGACTCCGGCTGAAATAATCGAG includes:
- a CDS encoding U32 family peptidase, yielding MHLQGRTATKSPTPSPALLRPELLAPAGDWECVRAAVENGADAIYFGLTKFNARMRAQNFTEADLPELMEFLHWRGVNGYVTFNTLIFADELPAAEQYLRSIISAGVDAAIVQDVGICRLIRRLSPDFPIHASTQMTITSAGGVAFARELGCNLVVLARECSIPEIEKIVGASERRALERGDDTDLSASRATLPIEVFVHGALCVAYSGQCLTSEALGGRSANRGECAQACRMPYELISDGRRVPLGDRRYLLSPQDLAGLEVLPDLIQAGVASLKIEGRLKSPEYVANITRVYRKALDHIFSNPVPFTKITPLVRESRYAMEMAFSRGLSAGWLRGVNNQELVHARFGKKRGVYLGAVTRVEGDRVALKLVAPLKPGDGIVFDAGKPDAKEEGGRVHKMAQQREECTISFGRSQIDFRRVHIGDKVWKTSDPDLDHRLRQTFSGDQIRFQRPLDFEIHGCAGLSMTILCRDDAGHVVRVSSVMPLGLAERQPLTTELLRQHLGRLGGTPFKLRHLANDLSGDLILPISEINRLRREAIDALKMLRSRPKRWKLNSAADGSTTSAPGGTSLDICGSKDSAHHRDSPVQLIVLVRSLAQLQAAVRCDAGTLYCEFEDPRKYRQAVQQFHAWQARSIDHSIAESQLPRANRQAVDPNPQRAIFVAPPRIFKPGEEWILKQVQSCGADGYLARNYDHLAFFKDSRLVGDFSLNIANRLSAEYFMARFRLVRLTASYDLNVRQLEALLQSAPPEWFEVTVHQHMPMFHMEHCVFCAFLSHGTDYRNCGRPCDRHAVALRDRVGAEHPLKADAGCRNTVFNGLAQTGAEHVTRLLNLGVRRFRLEFLNESEEQVVRTIGKYRQLLQGEITGNALWRELKLLNQLGVTRGPM